In the genome of Quercus robur chromosome 3, dhQueRobu3.1, whole genome shotgun sequence, one region contains:
- the LOC126719749 gene encoding uncharacterized protein LOC126719749 — protein sequence MRVWFSQLPTLSIDSFEQLGNSFVHHFIGGQRPKRLADHSLTIRQGEKETLRSYVKRFTREILKINEAEDKVQLMTFKARLKSRELVVALVKSPPQKMVEMLLKALKYMNAEDALIAIGVEENPREREGKGEDQRGRKRERGDHRRTHWKGKLQKFVKKGESSRSRSDIKEKHEVVPRDKDNTFSHPQSTIGEIKMITGGPSTGGSFKSLKKSQQRQVNSVHKKPSLKQRRMNKDILFSKENAKGVKQPHDDPLVIMLMIEGFNTRRVLIDIGSSVDIIYLSAFQQLKVDLEMLQPFESPLVSFSRDRVYPKSIVALTVMVGTYP from the exons ATGCGAGTGTGGTTTAGTCAGCTACCAACATTGTCCATTGACAGCTTCGAGCAATTGGGCAATTCTTTTGTACACCATTTCATTGGTGGACAACGCCCAAAAAGGCTAGCAGACCATTCGCTCACCATCAGACAAGGGGAGAAGGAGACCCTAAGATCATATGTGAAGCGTTTCACCAGAGAAATCCTGAAGATAAATGAAGCAGAAGACAAAGTGCAGCTAATGACCTTCAAAGCTAGATTGAAGTCTAGAGAATTAGTGGTCGCACTCGTGAAAAGCCCTCCTCAGAAAATGGTGGAAATGTTGTTGAAAGCTTtgaagtacatgaatgcagaagacgcCCTAATAGCAATAGGGGTCGAGGAGAATCCcagagaaagagaaggaaaggGAGAAGACCAGAGGGGACGTAAAAGAGAAAGGGGAGACC ATAGAAGAACTCATTGGAAGGGGAAGCTACAGAAGTTTGTGAAGAAGGGGGAATCCAGCAGATCTAGAAGTGATATCAAGGAGAAGCACGAAGTTGTTCCCAGGGACAAGGACAACACGTTCAGTCATCCACAAAGCACGATAGGAGAAATAAAAATGATCACAGGAGGACCGTCCACAGGTGGATCTTTTAAATCCCTTAAGAAGTCACAACAGAGGCAGGTAAACAGTGTCCACAAGAAACCATCCCTTAAGCAAAGAAGGATGAATAAGGACATCctgttttcaaaagaaaatgccAAAGGTGTGAAGCAGCCGCATGACGACCCCTTGGTTATCATGCTCATGATAGAAGGATTTAACACCAGGAGAGTCCTTATAGACATTGGCAGCTCTGTAGACATTATCTACCTCTCCGCTTTTCAGCAGCTGAAGGTAGACCTTGAAATGTTACAGCCTTTTGAGTCCCCCCTTGTCAGCTTCAGTAGAGATCGGGTGTACCCCAAAAGTATAGTGGCATTGACGGTTATGGTAGGGACTTACCCCTAA
- the LOC126718296 gene encoding stemmadenine O-acetyltransferase-like has product MEVEVISKETIKPSSPTPENLRHQQLSFLDQIQPPVYMPLVLFYPKVEGVNFSKVQQCDKIKKSLSEALTLFYPLAGRVKGNLYIDCNDEGVHYMEAEAKCMLSEFLENPNPAELNKFLPYELDHPNELPIAVQVTFFDCGGLVIGVVMSHKVSDALSVVMFLKSWTAIARGDSNIVSPQFHSAKLFPPKALSGFDPTTGMVKEKIVTKRFVFEASAIASIREKYSTEDKNIEYPRPSRVEALSAFIWSRFMAATQPKEDPDKIYTMVHAVNLRTRMDPPIPDYYFGNFSRIAFSVPSRDTDDGFYGIIKPMRDAIKKVDAEFVKNLQQDDAHLNYIKERAARVKKGEVFSFAITSLCRFPLYEADFGWGKPAWVTTANMTFKNLVSFFDTKSGDGIEAWIFLKEEDMAKLETDEELFAYLR; this is encoded by the coding sequence ATGGAGGTTGAAGTTATCTCCAAGGAGACCATCAAACCCTCATCTCCAACCCCTGAAAATCTCCGCCACCAACAACTCTCCTTCCTCGATCAAATTCAACCTCCAGTTTACATGCCTCTAGTTCTCTTCTACCCAAAAGTTGAAGGTGTCAATTTTAGCAAGGTACAGCAATGTGACAAGATTAAGAAATCATTATCCGAAGCTTTAACACTATTCTACCCTCTAGCAGGACGGGTTAAAGGCAATCTTTATATCGATTGCAACGATGAGGGTGTTCACTACATGGAGGCTGAGGCTAAGTGCATGCTCTCTGAATTTCTTGAGAATCCAAACCCTGCTGAGCTCAACAAATTCCTCCCTTATGAATTGGACCATCCCAATGAATTACCTATAGCAGTCCAAGTAACCTTCTTTGACTGTGGTGGCCTTGTGATAGGTGTGGTAATGTCTCATAAGGTTTCAGATGCCTTATCAGTCGTTATGTTTCTCAAAAGTTGGACTGCTATTGCTCGTGGTGATAGCAACATAGTGAGCCCTCAATTCCATTCCGCCAAGCTTTTCCCACCAAAAGCTTTATCTGGCTTTGATCCAACTACTGGGATGGTAAAGGAAAAAATCGTGACAAAGAGGTTTGTCTTCGAGGCGTCTGCTATAGCTTCCATTAGAGAAAAATACAGTACTGAAGACAAGAACATTGAATACCCACGCCCTAGTCGTGTTGAGGCCTTATCGGCTTTCATATGGAGCCGGTTCATGGCTGCAACTCAGCCAAAAGAAGACCCAGATAAGATTTACACTATGGTTCATGCTGTGAACCTAAGAACGAGGATGGATCCACCTATTCCCGACTATTACTTCGGAAATTTTAGTCGAATTGCTTTTTCGGTACCATCCAGGGACACTGATGATGGATTTTATGGCATTATCAAACCAATGAGAGATGCTATAAAGAAAGTGGACGCGGAGTTTGTGAAAAATCTCCAACAGGATGATGCGCACTTGAATTATATTAAAGAGCGCGCCGCAAGAGTCAAGAAAGGAGAGGTGTTTTCGTTTGCCATCACTAGCTTGTGCAGGTTTCCTCTATATGAAGCTGATTTTGGGTGGGGGAAGCCTGCGTGGGTAACCACGGCTAACATGACGTTCAAGAATCTTGTTTCCTTCTTTGACACCAAGTCAGGGGATGGAATAGAGGCATGGATTTTTTTGAAAGAGGAAGACATGGCTAAATTAGAAACAGATGAGGAGCTCTTTGCCTACTTACGTTaa
- the LOC126719750 gene encoding uncharacterized protein LOC126719750, translating into MESSTNPDPAALALQIQSLSATVEELTRQNQEMKQQLLQESNRADRGDNEDSNRRRTSTLKEASSDLLREMRKEMDELRNTIKGKTDQSLERIVRKTGSPFTMAVQECPVPSKFPLPQLEPFDGPKDPLDHLNTFKTTLGLQQPPNEILCRSFPTTLKGAAREWFNKLPTSSIDNFEQLSSSFVRHFIGGQRPKKTVDHLLTIRQREKEPLRSYVTRFTQGMLEVDEADDKVHLTTFKVGLKSRDFVASLAKNPPKTMAEALLKAQKYMNTEEALTAIDGAEKKKENEDDRRGQKRDRADRRNDDGNRRKEDKNPRPAKFTPLMMPVDQILTEIRDEPSLKWPRPLHSAPGLRDKRKYCRFHKDHGHYTKDCRDLKEQIEELIRNGKLQQYIKMGDSSRYGQKSQQVRRDEDRPQPRPQIALGEIKTIVGGPTTGGSFKSLRKSYQRQVNSVHSIPPLKQRRTNGDLYFSEEDAGSVKQPHDDPLVIMIMIEGFNTRRVLVDNGSSADIIYLPAFQQLKLDPKRLRPFESPLVSFS; encoded by the coding sequence ATGGAATCTAGTACAAACCCAGATCCCGCTGCATTGGCCCTACAAATTCAGTCACTATCAGCCACTGTGGAAGAACTCACCAGACAGAACCAAGAGATGAAGCAACAGTTGCTACAGGAAAGTAATCGTGCAGACAGGGGCGACAACGAAGACAGCAACAGAAGGCGAACCAGCACTCTGAAAGAGGCAAGTTCGGATCTCTTAAGAGagatgaggaaagagatggacgaactgAGGAACACCATCAAAGGAAAAACGGACCAAAGCTTGGAGAGGATCGTCCGGAAGACGGGCTCACCTTTTACCATGGCCGTCCAGGAGTGCCCAGTACCCTCCAAGTTCCCTCTACCCCAGCTAGAACCCTTCGACGGGCCGAAAGATCCCTTGGATCACCTGAATACCTTCAAGACGACCCTAGGCCTTCAACAGCCACCTAATGAGATTTTGTGTCGCTCCTTCCCTACAACTCTCAAAGGAGCAGCTAGGGAGTGGTTCAACAAGTTGCCAACATCGTCCATTGATAACTTCGAACAGTTAAGTAGTTCCTTTGTTCGTCATTTCATAGGCGGGCAGCGTCCAAAAAAGACTGTCGACCATCTGCTTACCATCAGACAAAGAGAGAAGGAACCATTGAGGTCTTATGTGACACGTTTCACCCAAGGAATGCTAGAAGTAGACGAGGCGGATGACAAGGTACATCTCACGACCTTCAAAGTAGGGTTGAAGTCCAGAGATTTTGTGGCATCTTTAGCAAAGAACCCCCCAAAGACAATGGCCGAAGCATTGTTGAAagcacagaagtacatgaacaCGGAAGAAGCCCTAACAGCCATTGATGGAgcagaaaagaagaaggaaaatgaGGACGATCGACGAGGGCAAAAGAGGGATCGGGCTGATCGACGGAATGACGATGGAAATAGGCGGAAGGAGGACAAGAACCCTCGTCCAGCGAAATTCACACCGCTGATGATGCCCGTTGACCAGATTCTAACGGAGATAAGGGACGAACCGTCTCTCAAGTGGCCAAGACCACTCCATTCAGCGCCTGGTTTGCGCGACAAGAGGAAATACTGCCGCTTCCACAAAGATCATGGGCATTACACGAAGGATTGCAGGGACCTGAAAGAGCAGATTGAAGAGCTCATCCGTAATGGGAAACTACAACAGTATATAAAAATGGGAGATTCCAGCAGGTACGGACAGAAAAGCCAGCAAGTTAGGAGAGACGAAGACCGCCCCCAACCTCGTCCACAAATCGCACTAGGGGAGATAAAAACTATCGTCGGAGGACCAACCACTGGGGGATCATTCAAATCCCTCAGGAAATCATACCAAAGGCAGGTAAACAGTGTCCACAGTATACCCCCGTTGAAGCAAAGACGAACCAATGGAGACTTGTATTTCTCCGAAGAAGATGCCGGAAGTGTAAAGCAACCTCATGATGACCCACTCGTCATTATGATCATGATCGAAGGGTTCAATACGCGAAGAGTCCTGGTCGACAATGGAAGCTCAGCCGATATAATCTATCTTCCTGCCTTCCAGCAACTAAAACTAGACCCAAAAAGGCTCCGTCCTTTTGAGTCTCCCCTCGTCAGTTTCAGCTGA